CACCAATAATGACCACTCGATTATGAATAGCAGAACCACCAGTTTGGAAGCAACTACCATTACGCAGAATGAATCTTCACAGAACCCAGAACCAAAGTCAACGTAAACTGCATCCCTAAGAACACAAGAAGTGAGGGACCTCAAAGAATAGTCAAACGATCAAGAAATACGGTGGGATCCTCCACATTCCCATTTaggttgaaaaagaaagatgatagtaaaCAATTCAAGAGGTTCCTGGATGTTCTCCGGCAGCTACATATCAACATTCCCCTAGTAGAAGCGTTGGAACAGATGCCCAGCTATGTGAAGTTCCTCAAAGATATACTCGCCAATAAGAGAAAgatcggggaaaatgaaacCATCGCACTAACGTATGAGTGTAGTGCGCTCTTCCAGAATAATATCCCtaagaaaatgaaagatccAGGGAGTTTCACATTGCCATCTCAATTGGGGGGAAAGAAGTCGGAAATGCGCTCTGTGACTTAGGGGCAAGTATCAACCTGATGCCCTTATTGATCTTCAAGAATTTAAACATTGACAATGCAAGGCCCACCACAATCACGTTGCAGTTGGCTAAAAGGTCAATAACGCATCCAGAGGGCAAGATAAAAGACGTACTTGTGAAAGTGGACAAATTCATCTTCCCAACTGACTTCATTATATTGGACTATGAAGCTGACACTAAGGTGCCGATCATATTGGGTCACCCGTTTCTCGCAACAGGGCACGTGCTGATCAACGTACAAAAAGGAGAACTCACTATAAGAGTTTGCAATTAGCAAGCGAAGTTCAACATTctcaatgcgttgaaatacCCAGATGATATGGAAAACTGCTAGTATCTTGGAGAACTGCAGGAAGAACAATGGCATGAGTTTCAGGAAGAAACGGAAGAAGAAGACTTTGAGGTTGGCATAATGTTGGAGGAGAGTTGCGCCGCAATACAGACTGACCAAGATTTTGAATCGATAAAGTTATCTGAATGATCAACACAACGAACTAACCCATCCTTGGAAGAACCACCCGTGTTGGAGTTGAAGGCGCTACCAGTGCAcctcaaatatgtttatttaggaGGCATGACATTCTACCTGTCATAATCTCTGCCTCGCTGAGCAAAGAAAATGAGGAAGCACTTATTCAGATCCTTAAGAAATACGAAAAATCCTTGGGATGGACCTTAGCAGACATTCGAGGGATCAGTCCCTCGTATCACATGCATAAGATTCATCTTGAAGAGGGAAAAACAGGATCCGTAGAGAGGCACGCCATCTAaaccctgccatgagggaggttgtCAAGAAAGAAATTGTGAAGTGGCTTGATGTAGGTGTCATTTACCCCATATCTGATAGAAGCTGGGTAAACCCAGTACAGTGAGTTCCAAAGATAGGGGGTATGACAGTCGTTACCAACAgtaagaatgaattaattccaaccAGAACAACTACGGGGTGGAGGATATGCAAGGATTATCGTAAGCTAAATTTGGCCATAAAGAAGGACCATTTCCTACTCCCGTTTATTAATCAAATGTTGGATCGACTTGTAAGgaatgaattatttttatttcttgacggctattcagggtacaacCAGATCGCGATTGCGCcggaagatcaagacaagacaacGTTCACGTGCCCTTTCGGTACATTTGCATTCCGTcacatgccatttggactctgtaatgcacCAGACACctttcaaaggtgtatgattGCCATCTTCTCAGATTTCTTGGAAGAGTCAGTCGAGGTGTTCATGGATGACTTTTCGGTTTTTGGCAAAACCTATGAatcttttttatcaaaattggaaaaagttttgaagagatgcgttgaaacaaatttggttttgaacTGGGAGAAAATCCATTTTATGGTAGAAGAAGGAATAGTGCTGGGTCACAAGATATCGAAGGCAGAATTGGAAGTGGATCAAGCAAAAATTGACGCAATATCCAAGTTACCACCACCAATCaatgtgaaaacacttaggGGTTTTCTGGGACATGTGGGGTTTTATCGAAGATTCATTCGCAACTTTTCTCAAATCGCAAGACCCTTAAGTGCGCTCCTCGAGATTAATCGtgaatatgattttaatgatgtATTCACTGAAGCGTTCCACATGTTGAGAAATGCGCTCATCATTGCACCTATTCTGGTTGCTCCTGACTGGACGCAACTATTTACGCTGATGTGCGACGCAAGTGGATATGCAGTGGGGGCAGTCTTGAGTCAGCGGAAAGACATAGTTTTGCATCCTATATATTATGCTAGTAAGACGCTGAATGATTCGCaagaaaattatacaaccacagaaaaaaaaatgttcgcAGTGGTGTTTGCCCCAGAGAAATTTTGACAGTACTTGATTGGATCGAACGTGGTGGTGTATACGGATCACTCTGTGATCAAATACCTCATGACGAAAAAGGTTGCAAAACCAAGACTGATTAGATGGGTACTACTCCTacaagaatttgacctagaaATCAACGATCGGAAGGACATTGATAACCAAGTCGCAGATCATTTATCACGTTTagaaaattgcgaggttcagaagagagagaaaaagattgAAGAGAGATTCTCCGACGAGCACTTTATGATGGTATGCTTTAACGTCCTATGGTATACGGATATtgtaaacttcatagtttgTGGCCAAGTACCTGAAGACTGTTCATACCAACAGAAGAAGAGGTTGAGACATGAGGTTAAGTTTTACTTCTGGGATCATCCATTACTGTATCGACTCAGACCTTATCATATTCTGCGTCGATGCATTCCTGAGCATGAAACCAAGaaaattttagaactttttCATGAGTCCcattatggaggacattttggggggcatcGAACCACCGCAAAAGTTCTGCAGAGCGGCTATTTTTGGACAACGCTATTCAAGGATGCCCACAcccatgttgtgcaatgcgacaaGTGCCAGAGAACAGAGAACATGTCCAGACGGGACGAAATGCCTTAGACTTCGATCTCAGAAATTGAACTATTTGACATATGGGGAATcgacttcatgggcccatttTCGCCTTCAGaggtcatcaatatattttGGTTGTGGTTGATTATGTTTCAAAGTGGGTTGGGGCCATTGCATGTGCTAGAAATGATGTGGCCACGGTGGCAAAATTTCCAAGAAAAACATCTTTACGCGATATGGGACGTCCCGTGCATTAATTAGCGATGAAGGCATGCATTTCATCAACCGCATCATCATCAACCTATTGATCAAATTTAATGTCAGCTATAGGGTCGCAACTACTTATCACCCACAaactaatgggcaggcagaaatctccaatcgagaaatcaagACCATCTTGGAAAAGGTAGTCAGTACCTCCAGGAAAGATtggtcctgtctcttatacacatctagatgtgtataagagacagatcttgGAAAAGGTAGTCAGTACCTCCAGGAAAGATTGGTTGCctaagcttgatgaagcactgtggACATATAGAACTGCCTTTAAAACTCCAATCGatatgtccccatatgccctGTTCTTCGGAAAAGCTTGCCATCTGCCTCTCGAGCTGAAACACAAGGCAATGTGGGCAATCAAAAAGCTAAATTTTGATCTGACAAGTGCGGGAGAAGTCCAGAAGTTGCAGTTGAACGAGTTGGTCGAATGACACATGAACGCCTATAAAAATGCCAAACTCTACAAAGAACGAACTAAGAAATGGCATGAcgactgcataagcaagaggaTATTCTTCGTGGGTCAACAAGTACTCTTATTTAATGCACGTTTACAATTGTTTCTAAGAAAGTTGAAGTCccgctggtctgggccattctgaatcaagactatcttcCCCCATGGCGCAATGGAGTTAACAAATGAGGATGGAAacaacgcattcaaagtcaatggtcaacgaatTAAACCCTACTATGGGGGTAACGAGGAATGAAGCAAGGAGATCAACGACTTAGGCAAGCAAGACTGATCGCTTGAGGGGATGCATTTGCGGTAACATTGAAAACCCTTTTTCAAACAACATCCATATCAACTATCTTTACTACTTGATTTACCATTTTATTATTGCTTTAGTGAATTAGTTTCCCTGCCTATTTGAGTTAATTTCCATTTCAGTCTTTGATTGCGTTGACTTTAATTTACTGTTGAATGAATGATTTAAGTGAACATCGCAATGTCTTATCATTATGGTTTTGGGACAGGCGTTGTGATGTTGGTGATACAATGCGTCAGGTATGTATTGCATCGACGGGTGTATTTTGCGTTATTAGATATATATTGCGCCTATCCTCCAAATATGCATTGCGTTGACGAATATGTTGTGTTGGTAGAAATACATTGCACCCGTCCTCCGAAAATGCATTGCATTGATGGATGTGTTGCATAAATAGACATACATTGCGCCTGTCCTtcgaaaataataaaaaaaatgataaaatatttttgaagaaGGTAATCGAACAATCGTTTCAACTCCTGAGGTGAATTATTACATAGCAGACAAAAGGATGTCCTTTCCTGCTATGTCATAATGGGAGGGGTACAACAGGCTTTTTGGATTACCAAAGCCTGCCAGATACCGATTGCGTTgagcccatcaaggcccaacctataaacccCCCTGCCCGTTTGGAGTTCATTTGATTCTTTTCGCGAAAACCCTACCAAAAACTCTTTGCATACCTTGATCGTTGTCCGCTCTTTCTTccgagaaaagaaaaattaccatCTTCTTTCCCTTCACCAAACTCATGGCCGGACAGTCGTCACATTCCTCTTCCCAACCATCATCCCTTTCTTAAGCCCCTGTCATCGCACGGGAGGCAGCTTTCCTCGCCGCCAGCCGCTGCCTCGCTGCCTAGCCCAAGCCAACACCTAAAATCGCCAGAAAACCCAGGCGAAAGCCCTTTGTGTCCGCAACACCGTCTATCCACCGAGAGGGGCtgagcacggagagtgccctTGCCACAAGACCTGAGGTGGCGCTCCCATTACCTTTAACCGAGAGTGAACAGAAGAAAAAAGATGATAAGGAGGTGTTTGGAAGCATTCTGATTCATTTAGAGAAGGACGAGGGGTTGCGGCAGGCAGGAGTAGTAAACTAACCCCGGCTGTCGGAGGATGAGTTAGCTTTACCTTTGTAGAGGATGGCCCTCACCATCTCGGATCCTAAGAAGACTACCCCAACAGACTCCAATGAGGGACCCATAAGGACTATTCTGGAGGTTATGGAGGCAAGAAGGCGGACGGAAAAGTCTGAAGGAGAGAAGAGTCGAAGAGAAATAGGCAGAGGAAGATGAAGTTGCCCGgttggagaaagaaaaaaaatgaaaagcaGAGAAGTGAGAGAAAGCAATGCAGGCGAGAAGAAAAACGCCTGAGAAAAGAGGAAGAGTAGAGGAAAAGGACAGAAAGCATGGATTTTAACAGAGAATTAACCACCACAAGGGTGAAAGTGGGAGTGTCAGCGTAATTTGAACCAGCAATGCAACAACAAGCTTCATGGCTGCATCCTAGACTAGTTACGTCAGAGGCTCAACTCCGTGGTTCGGACGACAAGGAAGATCCTGACATCTCCCCACTAATGTGGCATCGCAAGAAGAATGCACTACAAGGATCCACGAGAGACCCAACAATCCATGAACGCATagagaaggagaaggaagaaagaagaagaaagttaaaggagaaggaagaaaaaatggCAAGGGCACGCCAAATCATCGCCCTGGCTGATTTGGCCAAACAACTTCATCATGAGAAGGTTTGCCATGCCAACATAAgggcagaagaagaagagaagagaaggctcgaggatgagcaGCGCATTACGCTCACCTCtgagaattttgaaaaagaaatgagagaagaagaggaggcggagaagaaagaaaatgaggaAAAAGAGTTGCGTCGCAAAGCCAACATTCAGCGCACCGGAGAgatagaaagaaaagaaaaggaagaatgaGAATTGGAAAAGTAAGAGCAACTCAAGGAATGGGAACACATTCAAAGACAAAAATCCTGCCTTGCGTCTACTCAAGAAAAAGGTAAAGTGAAAGTGGAAAGCAGCAAGCTTGCGTCGGCAAGGAGGCACCCAAAAACCAAGAAGGAAAACGATGATTTATTGATGGAAATGGGCTTCTTTCCTACGCTGGTGCCACTACCATATCTTATCATCAGCATTGTGGTGAAGCATGGGTGGGAGACTTTCTGCCAATGCCCATCCATAGTTATTCCAATGGTAGTAAAGGCCTTTTACCACGGCCAGCTCCACGACACTGAAGATGCATTGATCGTTGACGGGAGGGTAGTGCCATTCAATGCGGAGGATATCAATCAGCTTTACCAGTTGAAAAATTTCCCAAAAGCATCGGGTAACAAATTGATTGATGATCCTACCAAAGAGGATATGGAGGATGCGCTAAAAACACTGACGCAACCAGGAACCAAGTGGACGGTGTCTTTAACCGGCATCAAAACCCTCGCCTTCAACCGTCTGCTGCCTAAAGCACACCTTTGGGTCTACTTGCTGAAGAGATGGCTCATTCTGATGTCGCATGATAAAACCATttcaagggatagagtcatGGTCGCATACTGCATTGCGCGCGACATTCCAATTGATGTGGGCCAGCTCCTTGCGAAGCGAATCAGAGATTATGTAGGCCGCGTCAGGGGCTAgtacttctttccatggacgGTCTCTAGCCTATGCCTATCTGTGGGCGCGAGCATTGAAGAAGAACCCATGTCAGAAGTCCACGACCTCATCAGCATGAAAATCCTAAGAGTCCTTCTCAAGGATTCGCCGTATTGCCTCAGCCTCCACCGAAGTGGCCCCTCATCGAATTGAATGCACTGCAACCACCTAGACCCAAGAAACGGCACCataatgacaaaggaaagaaaacAATCTAAGGAACTGCATCGCATCAGGAAGTCAATTTACCCTTAGATCCCTTACCCTTAGTCATCCGTCCACCCAGTCCAACAACTGAGCTCCTTTCCCCTCTTCCCAAGCAATTTACAAACCTCCTCCTTGCGCCCGACTCCAACCCTGCATCCCCAACAGCATCCATCAACCATCCATCTCCACCCGACTTTTCCCCTCAAACATTGTCACATGTTGATGAACCACGCGGTTTGGGAGCAGACCCTTCCGCTCAGCCCCAAATCGATGCAGGTGAGATATCAACGGCGCCACCCCCCACTGCATTCATAGCTGCTACCCTCGAAGACATGCGGGGCTTCTTGTCATAAGAACTATTTTTTTTCTGCCATACTTTGATGGAGTTGCGAGAGAGCAACGCAGAGCTACGTCAGGCGATGATAAACATTCAACGCAACATCCTTAGCCTTCGCCTGAATCAGAGACAGATGTCCAAATGCAACCACGAGTACTTTAATTTCTTGACCGCATATTTGCATGGTCCCTTGGTGCCTCAACATCTACAGCAGCATCTGTTCTTTCAAGAAGTGCCGCAAGGAGCTCCTCTGCAACGCCCTCCTCACCACGGGCCCTTGCCGCAaagttaaatttgggggtgtaccacCTTCTCTTTCACatttttgaattctttttgcGGTCATTCCAATTTTTTGTATATAGCTATACCTTTGTATTCTCCTGTACATGCTTACAATTTTTGTGTTTGCGATCATTATAATTCTTTGTTTACTTAGACAATTTTTATATACATTGAGtgattattctttccttatgtcTTTGCctttttatttatatcatcctttgtcaatttattgcagtaattcctttcttttattttgcgttGTTTATTTGCGCTGCCATGACGAGTATTATGCGTGACCTTAGTGCAATTTCTTTGTATATTGCATTTTCTAcctaacacttagacaattcatcaCAATAGTTTCCACTTTACCTTCCCTATcacaagactctgctcaaaacttcttttcaaatttagactaagtgtttgttttctgtccaaaacaacacaatgaggacAAGCAAGGAACCAAACACCGCTCTTCGTATGACGCCATATAGAATTGGTTAGAACGAAAAAAGTTGATCAAATGCGTCGAAGCCAATCTCCGTAAACAAACCATTGCCCGGCAAAACAGGGATGTCCAAAAAGTCTTTATGTAGGAAAATAGGTAAGTGCATGCGATGATCGCTCGAAGACAAAAGAGCAACGTTCGACTACCGAATGTGACGGTCGATTCGAGgaacaaaaaataatagtaTATTGCACGCTGGCGGNNNNNNNNNNNNNNNNNNNNNNNNNATGAGGGACTTTCGACTCTCTAAATTGGGGTGAAAAGTTCTTGAGAGAATGCGACTTAAAGCGTATGCGTTCATATCAACAAATTttcttcagaaaaaaaaataaaaaattctcttGCTGTCAGCGCAAGGAAAATCCATAACTGATAAGTTATTGTATAGTCTGAAAGGAAACTGCTCGTTGAGTTGGATGTTAAATATGACACCGTGGGactaagccaaaacgaaggtaggttacTTGGATTAATCccatattaaaagaaaaaaaaaaaaaagacaactcATGATGACCATGCTAAAGTGAACAACTTGGCTATCGGATCAAGAGTGAAGTTTAGAGCGTTTAGCACAAAGAAACTGGAAAGTTGGACTGCCTCGCACAGAACACCTCGGGTGGGAGTCAAAGCCAAAA
The nucleotide sequence above comes from Benincasa hispida cultivar B227 chromosome 3, ASM972705v1, whole genome shotgun sequence. Encoded proteins:
- the LOC120073556 gene encoding uncharacterized protein LOC120073556, which encodes MQLQASSIRNLEVQVRQLVTELKNKTPGTLPNSSEAPGSSGKEQCQAVTLRSGRKAIPVPTVPESVERVKEAITNNDHSIMNSRTTSLEATTITQNESSQNPEPKSTLKKKDDSKQFKRFLDVLRQLHINIPLVEALEQMPSYVKFLKDILANKRKIGENETIALTYECSALFQNNIPKKMKDPGSFTLPSQLGGKKSEMRSLAKRSITHPEGKIKDVLVKVDKFIFPTDFIILDYEADTKVPIILGHPFLATGHVLINEEQWHEFQEETEEEDFEVGIMLEESCAAIQTDQDFESIKLSE